AGGCAGTCGCGAAACGCTGGTACGAGAGAACGCATGCACCGATCGTCGAAGGCTATGGTTTGTCGGAGACATCGCCATGTGCGACGTGCAATCCGTCGATAGCAACCGAGTACAGCGGCACGATCGGTCTGCCGTTGCCGTCGACCGAGGTGTCGATCCTCGACGACGATGGTAACGAAGTGCCGCTCGGCCAGCCCGGCGAAATCTGCATCCGTGGGCCGCAGGTGATGGCTGGCTACTGGAATCGTCCGGACGAAACGGCCAAGGTCATGACCGCGGACGGTTTCTTCAAATCAGGCGACGTCGGTTTCATGGACGAGCGCGGCTACGTGAAGATCGTCGATCGCAAGAAGGACATGATTCTCGTATCCGGTTTCAACGTGTACCCGAACGAGATCGAGGACGTTGTTGCACGGCATCCGGGCGTGTTCGAAGTGGCCGCGGTAGGTGTGCCGGACGAGCATTCGGGCGAGGCGGTGAAGTTGTTCGTTGTGAAGAAGGACCCGACGCTCACCGATGCGGCGCTCTTCGCGTACTGCAAGGAGCAGCTCACCGGCTACAAGCGACCGAGGCAGATCGAGTTCCGTACCGAACTGCCGAAGAGCAACGTGGGCAAGATTCTCCGGCGCGAGTTGCGCGACGGGCGCGCGTGAGCGGGATGCGATAGGCAGGTTTCTCGTACAGCAAGCTACGCCGACCATCGCGGCACAATGACCATACCAGAACGGCCCGACAGGAGAACCTGCCGGGCCGTTTTCTTTGCCCATCGTCATTGCGCAGTCGGACTCACATTGCAATTCGAGTGCTGCCGCACAAGCCAAGAAAAAAGGCGCCCGAAGGCGCCTTTGAGGTGAACTGCTTTTTTTTACGACTTATTAGAACTTGTGGCGGATACCGACACGAGCCGTCAGCTGGTTCCGGTTCGACGACGGGGACAGGCCATTGATCGCAGCGTCCGCTTCGATGACCTTGCCGTCCGCCGTGAGCGTGTCGCCAGATGCGTGCTGAAAGACACCGATCAGGTAGACGTCCGTGCGCTTCGACAGGAAGTAGTCCGAGCCCAACGAAAACTGGTGGTACTTCGCTGCGGAGCCACCGGAGATCGAGCTGCCCTTCGTGAAGTCATAAGCAGCGCCGAGCACGAGAGCCGGGGTCAGCTGATACTTGAAGTTCAGTTCTGCGTTGTTGAACGTAGCGGTCTGGTTCGCGAACGCGCCGGCCGTGAAGTTCATGAACTTGATGTTCGAGTACGTCGCGCCGATCGTCGCAGCACCAAACGTGTACGCACCGCCGGCACCGATGACCTGGTACGTGTTGGCCGAAGCGTAGCCGGCGTAGACCGGCGTCGTAACGCTAGCCGCGGTCGACGTCGTGTTGTTGCCGAACAGACCGGTTGCCGACGACGGGTTACGCGCGTTCAAGTAGCCAACGCCCAACACGAGGGGACCGTTGTTGTAGCCAGCGCCGAGCGAGAACGTCTGATTGCGGCTGAAGCTGCCGGCAACGCCGCCGAAGCTATACAGACCGCCGAACGTCAGGCCGCCGTAGTTCGCGCTCGTGAACTTGACTGCGTTGTCCACGCGATACGCGTTGTTGAAGTTGTCGAGGTCGCCCGGGTGAGCGGCGATGTAGCCACCCCATTGGTCGCCTGCTTCGAGCGGACCGACATAGTCGACCACGGAGTCGTATTGACGACCGGCGGTGACCGTGCCGTACGGGCTCGACAGACCGACGTAAGCCTGACGACCGAACATCAGGCCGCCTTGACCGAGCTTACCGGTGTTCACGTCGAAACCGTTTTCCAGCACGAAGACAGCCTTCAGGCCGCCACCGAGATCTTCCGTACCGCGCAGACCCCAACGGCTACCTTGCAGCACGCCGCTCGACAGGTTGTACAGGTGCTTGCCACCGGCATTCGTGTTGATGTTGAAACCTTCATCAATAATGCCGTACAGGGTGACGCTGCTTTGTGCGTGAGCGACGCCAGCAAACGCGCCCAGCGCTGCCAGCGCGAGAAGCGACTTTTTCATCGAATGATCTCCAAGGATTGCTACGAAATTCTTGTTACAAGGCGATTAGTTGTGTGTTGCGGCCTTGCCTTCAACTTCGCGAGAAGTTGCCACGTAATGTAACAAAACGGATTATCTGCACAAAGAGAAAGCAGACCGCCCGGTCGGTCCCTGTTTCGTTTACGCAACATGGTCTAAAATCAGAAATTGACCGTTTAATACGCTGAAAATTGCTATTGAAATGCGCCTGAATTCTTGCCGCAAACCCTTGCTGCACAGGCCTTTCAGGTAATTGTCAGTTGATTCGATAAGCAGGAGAGTCTGATGTTGCTGGACGAATGGATTAGCGAGTTCGATCGGGGTTTACGCTCAATGACCGGGGTCTCCCGAATGACCCGTCCGATGCCTGTCGCACCGGAATCATCTGAGCCCGCAGTGGAAATGTCGCCTGCCGAGCGCTCGCATGCCGCGGCGCTGATGCGCGTCAATCACGTCGGCGAGGTGTGCGCGCAGGCGTTGTATCAGGCGCAGAAACTGGCCACGCGTTCGTCGACGCTAAAGAACGCATTCGATCACGCCGCGCGCGAAGAAGAAGATCACCTCGCGTGGACCGCGCGACGACTCGAAGCGCTCGAGTCGCGTCCGAGTCTGCTCAATCCGCTGTGGTACACGGGCGCCCTGGCGATCGGTCTGGTTGCCGGCCGGTTCGGCGACCGAGTGAGTCTCGGTTTCATGGCGGAAACCGAACGCCAGGTCGAGCAGCATCTGAACAGCCATCTCGATGCGTTGCCCGATGCCGATCGCGAATCGCGTGCGGTCGTCGAGCAGATGCGCGCCGACGAAGCCGCGCACGGCAAGGCGGCCGTCGATGCGGGCGGCGTCGAGCTGCCGTTTCCGGCGCGCGCACTGATGCGCGCGGCGTCGAAGGTGATGACGCGCACCGCGTACTACGTGTGATCGACTGAAGCGTGATCGATTGAAGTACTCGCAGTGGGACAGCGCGTGTTCGCGCTGTCTCGAAAAAATCTGTCGACTGGCTGTGCCCGCGCTGTTTCTCTTCGTTGTTTCCCTCCGCAGAACCTCCTTCCCGCCCGCCGCTTCCCTCCTTCTTTTCACGTATCACCTTCACAAGTTGCACTAGCTCATTCATTTATAACGATTTTCCCTTTTTAAGGGCGACATGAAGGAGTGTCGCTAAGTCCTTGTTCTAACAAACAAATTTCGTCAAAAAAGCGTGCATCTCCCTTGACCCGTGTTTAGCGTTCCTCTAAAGTGGGAGACAGTGTGAGAAAGTGCATTTTTGTGTGAATTTCCCGGGTTTTTCGGGGCGGATTTTTGAGATCAGGCAGACGGCGACGATCGCCGGTTGAGGGGAGAACGAAGTGTTCCAAGGGGCGTCGGCGCTGACGCTCGATGCGAAAGGGCGGTTGTCGGTTCCCTCTCGCTATCGGGATGCGCTGCAAGGACAGGCAGAAGGACGGGTGACGATTACCAAGCACCCGGACGGCTGCCTGTTGCTGTTTCCGCGCCCGGAATGGGAAGTTTTCCGTACCAAGATCGCCGCGTTGCCGATGGACGCCCACTGGTGGCGCCGGATTTTTCTCGGCAATGCATCGGATGTCGATCTCGACGGCGCAGGTCGTGTGCTCGTGTCGCCGGAATTGCGGCTGGCTGCCGCGCTTGAAAAGGAAGTGATGTTGCTCGGCATGGGTAGTCACTTCGAGTTGTGGGATGCGCAGACTTACGCCGCCAAGGAGCAGGCGGCGATGTCGCAGGGCATGCCCGATGCGCTGAAGAATTTCACGTTCTGATCGCGGCTGACTGATATGGCGCCTGCGATGGGAAACGAGTTGCAGCATCGCACGGTGCTGCTGGACGAAGCGGTCGATGCGTTGCTGATGCGCGCGGATGGCGTCTATGTGGACGGTACGTTCGGTCGCGGCGGCCATAGTCGCGCGGTGCTGGCCAGGCTGGGAGAGGGCGGTCGTCTGATCGCTTTCGATAAAGACCCGCTCGCCATCGCTACCGCGCAGCAGATTGCCGATCCGCGTTTCGAGATCGTGCACGAGAGTTTTGCATCACTGCGCGACGCGGTTGAGTCGCGCGGCGTAGGGCGTGTGTCGGGAGTGTTGCTGGATCTGGGCGTGTCGTCGCCGCAAATCGACGACCCGGAGCGGGGTTTCAGTTTCCGCGCCGACGGCCCGCTCGACATGCGAATGGACCCGACGCGCGGCGAGTCTGCAGCTGACTTTCTCGCGCGGGCCACAGTGCAGGAACTGACGGAGGTAATACGAGATTATGGGGAAGAACGGTTTGCTTTTCAGATTGCAAAGGCGCTTGTTGCTCGCCGGGCAGAGTCCGACCGTCTTGGGCCTCTCGTCAGTACGGGCCAGCTTGCCGAAATCGTGGGTCATGTCGTCAAAACCCGCGAGAAGGGTAAGGATCCGGCAACCCGCACCTTTCAGGCTATACGGATTCACGTCAATCAAGAGCTTGCGGAGCTGCAAGTCGTTTTAGAAGCTGCATTGTCGTTGCTGGAGCAAGGGGGGCGGCTGGTGGTAATCAGCTTTCATTCGCTCGAAGACCGGATCGTCAAACGATTCATGCAGGCGCACGCGAGTGCGCCTGCGGTCGACCGCCGCCTGCCGATCCGTGCCGCCGATCTGCCGAGTCCGCCGCTCAAGCTGCGCGGCCGCCTGTTCGCGAGCGACGCCGAAGTCGCCGCCAACCCGCGCGCCCGTTCCGCTGTGATGCGTGTCGCGGAGCGGATCGCACCATGAACCGTCTCAACATCTTCCTGCTGATTGTCGTGATGGGTTGCGCATTGTCGGTTGTCAACGCCACGAATCAGCAGCGGCAGATCTTCATCCAGTTGCAGCGCGCCCAATCGCAGGAGCGCCAGCTGCAGCAGGACTACTCGCAGCTTCAATATCAGCAGAGCGCGCTGTCGAAGACGTCGCGGATCGAACAGCTCGCCACGACGTCGCTGAAAATGCAGCCCGTCACGACCGGCCGCACGCAATATCTGACGCTCGATCCCGGCGCTGTCAAAGCCGAGGACGCACCGATCCCGACCTCCGACCCGGCTTCTACGCCCACCACGACCCGTCGCGGAGGCGCGCAATGAAGCAGTCGAAGCAATCGTCGAGCCGCAAGAGCGTCGCGTTTTCGGCGAACCCGATCCTGTCGGTGCGTCTGCCGATGTGGCGTTCGAAGCTCGTCGTGTTCATGCTGTTCATGGCGTTCGTCGCGTTGACCGCGCGCGCGTTCTGGATTCAAGGGCCTGGCAACGCGTTCTATCAGAAGCAGGGTGAGAGCCGCTATCAGCGCACGCTCGAATTGCCCGCTACGCGCGGCAAGATTCTCGATCGCAACGGGCTCGTGCTCGCGACGAGTTTGCCGGTTCGCGCGATCTGGGCGATTCCCGAGGCCGTGCCGGACGATCTCGGCGCGGACAAGCTCGCGTCGCTCGGCAAGCTGCTCGGCATGACGCAGAAGGAACTGCGCGCGAAGCTGTCGGAAGATAAAAACTTCGTCTACGTGAAGCGTCAGGTGCCGGTCGACGTCGCGCAGCAGGTTGCCGATCTCGACATCCCCGGCATCTATCAGCGCAACGAATACAAACGCTTCTATCCGGAAGGCGAGATCACCGCTCACCTGATCGGTTTCACGAACGTCGAGGACGAAGGCCAGGAAGGCGTCGAACTCAGCGACCAGAAGCTGCTCGCGGGCATGCCGGGCATCCGTCACGTGATCAAGGACCGGATGGGGCACATCGTCGAGGACGTCGACGAGCAGGTCGTGCCGCACAACGGCACGGACGTGGACCTGTCGATCGACAGCAAGATCCAGTACATCGCGTACACGAACCTGAAAGCGGCCGTGGAGAAGTTCAAGGCGAAGGCCGGCGCGGCGATGGTGATCGACGTGCGCACGGGCGAAGTGCTCGCGCTCGTCAATTACCCGACCTACAACCCGAACGACCGCTCGCACCTGACCGGCGACCAGCTGCGCAACCGCATCCTCACCGACGTCTTCGAGCCCGGCTCGATCATGAAGCCGTTCACGATCTCGCTCGCGCTCGATCTGCACCGCGTTTCGCCGACTACACTGGTGGATACGGGGCCCGGCCGCTTCATGCTCGACGGTGCGCAGATCACCGACGACAGTGCATTCGGCGTGCTCACCGTGGGCG
This portion of the Paraburkholderia flava genome encodes:
- a CDS encoding porin, which gives rise to MKKSLLALAALGAFAGVAHAQSSVTLYGIIDEGFNINTNAGGKHLYNLSSGVLQGSRWGLRGTEDLGGGLKAVFVLENGFDVNTGKLGQGGLMFGRQAYVGLSSPYGTVTAGRQYDSVVDYVGPLEAGDQWGGYIAAHPGDLDNFNNAYRVDNAVKFTSANYGGLTFGGLYSFGGVAGSFSRNQTFSLGAGYNNGPLVLGVGYLNARNPSSATGLFGNNTTSTAASVTTPVYAGYASANTYQVIGAGGAYTFGAATIGATYSNIKFMNFTAGAFANQTATFNNAELNFKYQLTPALVLGAAYDFTKGSSISGGSAAKYHQFSLGSDYFLSKRTDVYLIGVFQHASGDTLTADGKVIEADAAINGLSPSSNRNQLTARVGIRHKF
- the coq7 gene encoding 2-polyprenyl-3-methyl-6-methoxy-1,4-benzoquinone monooxygenase; translation: MLLDEWISEFDRGLRSMTGVSRMTRPMPVAPESSEPAVEMSPAERSHAAALMRVNHVGEVCAQALYQAQKLATRSSTLKNAFDHAAREEEDHLAWTARRLEALESRPSLLNPLWYTGALAIGLVAGRFGDRVSLGFMAETERQVEQHLNSHLDALPDADRESRAVVEQMRADEAAHGKAAVDAGGVELPFPARALMRAASKVMTRTAYYV
- the mraZ gene encoding division/cell wall cluster transcriptional repressor MraZ; the encoded protein is MFQGASALTLDAKGRLSVPSRYRDALQGQAEGRVTITKHPDGCLLLFPRPEWEVFRTKIAALPMDAHWWRRIFLGNASDVDLDGAGRVLVSPELRLAAALEKEVMLLGMGSHFELWDAQTYAAKEQAAMSQGMPDALKNFTF
- the rsmH gene encoding 16S rRNA (cytosine(1402)-N(4))-methyltransferase RsmH gives rise to the protein MGNELQHRTVLLDEAVDALLMRADGVYVDGTFGRGGHSRAVLARLGEGGRLIAFDKDPLAIATAQQIADPRFEIVHESFASLRDAVESRGVGRVSGVLLDLGVSSPQIDDPERGFSFRADGPLDMRMDPTRGESAADFLARATVQELTEVIRDYGEERFAFQIAKALVARRAESDRLGPLVSTGQLAEIVGHVVKTREKGKDPATRTFQAIRIHVNQELAELQVVLEAALSLLEQGGRLVVISFHSLEDRIVKRFMQAHASAPAVDRRLPIRAADLPSPPLKLRGRLFASDAEVAANPRARSAVMRVAERIAP
- the ftsL gene encoding cell division protein FtsL, giving the protein MNRLNIFLLIVVMGCALSVVNATNQQRQIFIQLQRAQSQERQLQQDYSQLQYQQSALSKTSRIEQLATTSLKMQPVTTGRTQYLTLDPGAVKAEDAPIPTSDPASTPTTTRRGGAQ
- a CDS encoding peptidoglycan D,D-transpeptidase FtsI family protein, whose amino-acid sequence is MKQSKQSSSRKSVAFSANPILSVRLPMWRSKLVVFMLFMAFVALTARAFWIQGPGNAFYQKQGESRYQRTLELPATRGKILDRNGLVLATSLPVRAIWAIPEAVPDDLGADKLASLGKLLGMTQKELRAKLSEDKNFVYVKRQVPVDVAQQVADLDIPGIYQRNEYKRFYPEGEITAHLIGFTNVEDEGQEGVELSDQKLLAGMPGIRHVIKDRMGHIVEDVDEQVVPHNGTDVDLSIDSKIQYIAYTNLKAAVEKFKAKAGAAMVIDVRTGEVLALVNYPTYNPNDRSHLTGDQLRNRILTDVFEPGSIMKPFTISLALDLHRVSPTTLVDTGPGRFMLDGAQITDDSAFGVLTVGGVIQKSSNIGATKIAMQLKPEEMWNMYTSIGLGQAPKVGFPGAAAGRLRPWKSWRRIEQATMSYGYGLSASLFQLARAYTAIAHDGQVLPVSIFRTPGDAPVTGPQVFSPTTAREVRAMLETVTAPGGTSPDAAVPGYRVGGKSGTAYKHFGRGYDKSKYRASFVGMAPMPNPRIVVAVSVDEPTAGSHFGGQVSGPVFSAIVGDTLRSLNVPPDMPVKQLVVSDDTASPNGTTAPAAPAAEVKKLATGTTAKRMTVADNAKNRPGVVR